From Haloplanus rubicundus, one genomic window encodes:
- a CDS encoding DUF1810 domain-containing protein: MTDSSNPYDLQRFVEAQDPVIKDVKKELRSGRKRTHWMWFVFPQMEGLGRSRKAQRYAISSRDEAQAYLAHPILGPRLRECTELVNAIEGRSANEIFGSPDDLKFRSSMTLFDTVADESTPFRIALEQYYDNEPDPKTLELLESA; the protein is encoded by the coding sequence ATGACAGATTCCAGTAATCCGTACGATCTGCAGCGGTTTGTTGAGGCACAGGATCCTGTGATCAAAGATGTGAAGAAGGAACTGCGGTCGGGCCGCAAGCGGACTCACTGGATGTGGTTTGTCTTTCCTCAGATGGAGGGGCTCGGCCGTAGTCGGAAGGCGCAGCGCTATGCGATATCGTCACGAGACGAGGCCCAGGCTTATCTGGCACATCCGATACTAGGTCCGCGCTTGCGCGAATGCACGGAATTGGTGAATGCTATCGAAGGACGCTCGGCGAACGAGATATTCGGGTCCCCAGACGACTTGAAGTTTCGTTCCTCTATGACGCTCTTCGATACGGTCGCAGATGAATCAACCCCGTTCAGAATAGCGCTAGAACAGTATTACGACAATGAACCCGATCCGAAGACGCTAGAACTGTTGGAGAGTGCCTGA
- a CDS encoding metallophosphoesterase, translating to MADLPVETHDIVLSLGDVVDENREHAKSVSAGEAYEERGRAFLERLDEQGVPVLAVPGNHDPVDCTQRLSEGLTNIHSLHGVTRNVVVGADWSLTVAGWGCEQFDFTPALLSPDYPDIPVEDEVRTPDAVASTLLRAAGEYLAGDLSETNLAHKLGTEATNPSFETSLALLNARFETLVELVEGANSPTIVASHISPFNVLFDIRGQHSHDGDYHFGSVALRVALAAAGADACLSGHTHQRGLTAIPTTSGHSYVHNPGDAGVSSVSISQDGTLHAEQVDVSWR from the coding sequence ATGGCAGATCTCCCGGTCGAAACACACGACATCGTGCTGTCTCTGGGTGACGTGGTCGACGAGAACCGCGAGCATGCCAAGTCCGTGTCGGCCGGCGAAGCCTACGAAGAACGGGGCCGGGCATTCCTCGAGCGTCTCGATGAGCAGGGAGTTCCAGTACTCGCGGTACCTGGGAACCACGATCCTGTCGACTGCACCCAGCGGCTTAGTGAGGGGCTCACGAACATCCACTCACTTCACGGCGTTACTCGAAACGTGGTCGTGGGGGCAGACTGGTCGCTGACCGTCGCCGGATGGGGCTGTGAGCAGTTCGACTTCACGCCAGCCCTGCTGTCCCCTGACTACCCAGACATCCCAGTCGAAGACGAGGTACGGACGCCAGATGCCGTCGCAAGCACTCTTCTCCGTGCGGCAGGAGAATACCTCGCCGGCGACCTGTCCGAAACGAACCTCGCACACAAACTTGGCACCGAGGCGACGAACCCCTCGTTCGAGACATCGCTCGCTCTGCTCAATGCCCGCTTCGAGACGCTCGTCGAATTGGTAGAGGGAGCCAACAGCCCGACCATCGTCGCAAGCCACATCTCCCCATTCAATGTACTGTTCGACATCCGCGGACAGCACTCGCACGACGGAGACTACCATTTCGGCTCCGTGGCGCTTCGGGTCGCACTGGCGGCGGCTGGTGCCGACGCCTGTCTCTCTGGACATACCCACCAACGCGGACTGACAGCGATCCCGACTACCAGCGGACATTCGTACGTACACAACCCGGGCGACGCGGGGGTCTCGAGCGTTTCTATCAGCCAGGATGGAACCCTCCATGCGGAGCAAGTCGACGTTTCGTGGCGGTGA
- a CDS encoding metallophosphoesterase, with protein sequence MDYLISDLHLDHDNIIDYCDRPFSSVKEMNETLVKHWNAVVDPDDEVLYGSDLTIRTSAAALLDWLDELNGKIVFLLGNHDSIVLEELDRVQFVEEFRFEHRGVPFHAVHDPADGPSNWKGWLLHGPTTTTGRTDFLSSTTIADVSISRSSYSTTARWRPTGWSTIWPVANDSPTEPSLSTP encoded by the coding sequence ATGGACTATCTTATCTCAGACCTCCACCTCGACCACGACAACATCATCGACTACTGCGACCGGCCGTTCAGCTCAGTCAAGGAGATGAACGAGACGCTGGTCAAGCACTGGAATGCCGTAGTCGACCCGGATGACGAGGTGCTGTACGGTAGCGATTTGACTATTCGTACGTCAGCTGCGGCCCTTCTGGACTGGCTCGACGAACTCAACGGGAAGATCGTCTTTCTGCTGGGTAACCACGATAGCATCGTACTAGAAGAACTGGACCGGGTCCAGTTCGTTGAAGAGTTTCGGTTCGAGCACCGAGGAGTTCCGTTCCACGCGGTCCACGACCCGGCGGACGGCCCCTCGAACTGGAAGGGGTGGCTGCTTCACGGCCCCACCACAACAACTGGCCGGACCGATTTCCTTTCGTCGACCACGATAGCCGACGTGTCAATTTCTCGGTCGAGCTACTCGACTACCGCCCGCTGGCGACCGACAGGTTGGTCGACTATCTGGCCTGTGGCGAACGATTCCCCGACCGAACCATCGCTGAGCACGCCATAG
- a CDS encoding tubulin-like doman-containing protein, protein MGVHQANPDLPDILVGLGGAGKAVVGTLLDQEWVAESIARTAAVEGFPSCYLVDADTGQLSRDHETADVITERLDKIVHQQHDGLHTGANDVVSVINLGAQLANENVEPTDLVESPIAETILEETEVETWWLLDDPTYLPEGFQHGTMRRRAVAKALPPAAEALTSGDPLDQIIPSTRGQKVTIVAGLGGGFGSGTAFDLARRMTNAGAAVTLFGILPEVNDVEHVRANAHAALSELEYLALTNDNPFENVVLIPTPGDLSDIQSFDEAIAYAVLTHANLVPGNRMMLDETQAAGPDQYAPFTVAIPQVLRFNVETVQRTLGDTVDWLHNRQQRLEVELDLYFELAEFIIEAFPEAQGPVIAHANDQPAPPEETPAEPMDDTSNLPVQKTIHLRRRIDSLIETLDGDFFEILDNRVAFDWLHALEQAVEDAEANTDDDDQREVLAHLVNSFRHYLLNNPVQGDPQEFHAGQLLQDVVRMELKAIIYRSRIHRTAHQMDDAVYRKSIRRATDGDHPFIPRELQHREEELGQLFYDQQDRSDAVEGIHHEVEKLVDHRIAEFREETHDAIETLVLIARHRDRIEELLDHVKELIHAFAAEIERVNHENELPEEPLDLDLLGELIELLNKLGIQPLNRERLLESAHMVVKARAAWLDQQGNILTRFFSDWPERYEQAYVQVDPELFDIPTAEEAERKFYCRFVGDQIFERPREKIEARRDQAIDDVIRAAERAADTTDIDVGEFQESAEDSPEIAWSGIDASWQMELREHLSSVSASQDPPSAGQVIGKLCDSGGTLREVVEEALLAPVERTLNAVQDNLDAIESDLNRTERLEEIIEEQGREFEVCTGGSEYPAPGSDLNLSERPNQYVRRMPGTVKHLLHQDSFAEADHPDEAAIEEFLDSTVYPFEHLDDRVGLAAGDVIGEGNAGPIPYDGHRVIRAHLGTVFGNNGGDLPADDALAEVVNAVGGRGNFVDQYFDFGDPCDVATVTFVGGVFLDNLAPVTGAQGYRSAYGSLRNGLDEQIRLHHAHGLDGRDRSLVESGDSAGFVYRDRVLDVRDHAAIGQVVADDENDAVEWILEECVATESFGDGPDSDPADDPGVTR, encoded by the coding sequence ATGGGAGTTCATCAAGCGAACCCAGATTTGCCAGACATCCTCGTGGGACTCGGCGGGGCCGGTAAGGCAGTTGTCGGGACGCTTCTTGACCAGGAGTGGGTAGCCGAGTCAATTGCTAGGACGGCCGCAGTTGAGGGATTTCCGTCATGCTACCTCGTCGACGCCGATACGGGGCAACTTTCGAGAGATCACGAGACCGCCGACGTGATCACCGAGCGTCTGGATAAAATAGTCCATCAACAACATGATGGACTCCATACAGGGGCCAATGACGTCGTTTCAGTCATCAATCTGGGGGCGCAGCTTGCTAACGAGAATGTGGAACCTACAGATCTTGTCGAGTCTCCGATAGCGGAGACCATACTCGAAGAAACTGAAGTCGAGACGTGGTGGTTGCTGGATGATCCCACGTACCTCCCCGAAGGTTTTCAGCATGGCACGATGCGTCGGCGAGCGGTCGCGAAGGCGCTCCCACCGGCAGCGGAGGCGCTGACTTCCGGCGATCCTCTCGATCAAATCATACCAAGCACGCGCGGCCAAAAGGTGACCATCGTAGCGGGCCTTGGCGGTGGCTTCGGATCGGGGACCGCTTTCGACCTTGCACGGCGTATGACCAATGCTGGGGCAGCGGTCACTCTATTCGGCATCTTACCGGAAGTTAACGACGTAGAGCACGTACGCGCGAACGCCCATGCGGCGCTATCAGAATTGGAATACCTTGCGCTGACCAACGACAATCCCTTCGAGAATGTGGTGCTCATTCCGACACCGGGTGACCTCTCAGACATCCAGTCGTTCGATGAGGCGATTGCCTATGCCGTACTCACCCACGCGAACCTCGTTCCTGGCAATCGGATGATGCTTGATGAAACCCAGGCGGCAGGCCCCGATCAGTACGCACCGTTCACAGTCGCGATCCCACAGGTGTTGCGTTTCAATGTCGAAACGGTCCAGCGAACACTGGGAGATACCGTCGATTGGCTCCACAATCGCCAACAACGTCTCGAGGTGGAACTCGATTTGTACTTTGAATTGGCTGAGTTCATCATCGAAGCGTTTCCGGAAGCTCAGGGCCCAGTGATCGCACACGCGAACGATCAGCCTGCACCGCCCGAAGAGACGCCTGCAGAACCGATGGACGACACGTCCAATCTCCCAGTCCAGAAAACGATACACCTCCGGCGGCGCATCGATTCACTCATAGAGACGCTCGATGGTGACTTCTTTGAGATCCTCGATAACCGCGTGGCCTTCGACTGGCTTCACGCACTCGAACAGGCTGTGGAGGATGCCGAGGCGAACACCGATGACGACGACCAGAGAGAGGTGCTTGCGCACTTGGTGAATTCTTTCCGACATTATCTTTTGAACAATCCCGTACAGGGTGACCCACAAGAGTTCCACGCCGGTCAACTTCTCCAAGACGTCGTACGCATGGAACTGAAAGCGATCATCTATCGGTCACGAATCCACCGAACAGCCCACCAGATGGACGATGCAGTCTACCGAAAAAGTATACGACGTGCAACCGACGGAGACCATCCCTTCATACCCAGAGAGTTACAGCACAGGGAAGAAGAATTGGGTCAGCTATTTTATGACCAGCAAGATCGATCGGATGCCGTTGAAGGGATCCATCATGAGGTCGAGAAACTGGTTGACCATCGGATTGCGGAATTTCGAGAGGAAACCCACGATGCGATAGAGACACTCGTACTGATCGCACGGCACCGAGACCGGATCGAGGAACTACTCGATCACGTCAAGGAGTTGATCCACGCTTTCGCCGCCGAGATCGAGAGGGTAAATCATGAAAACGAACTTCCGGAGGAGCCGCTGGACTTGGACTTGCTCGGCGAACTTATTGAACTCCTTAACAAACTGGGAATTCAGCCGCTCAACCGAGAACGACTCCTTGAATCGGCTCACATGGTAGTTAAGGCAAGAGCAGCCTGGCTGGACCAGCAGGGCAACATCCTCACACGATTCTTTTCAGACTGGCCAGAACGGTACGAACAGGCGTACGTGCAGGTTGATCCGGAACTATTCGATATCCCGACCGCCGAAGAGGCGGAACGGAAGTTCTACTGTCGCTTCGTCGGCGATCAAATCTTTGAGAGACCACGTGAGAAGATTGAGGCAAGACGGGATCAAGCGATCGACGACGTGATTCGCGCCGCCGAGCGTGCGGCAGACACGACTGACATAGATGTAGGCGAATTTCAAGAGTCTGCGGAGGATAGCCCTGAGATTGCGTGGTCCGGAATCGACGCCAGTTGGCAAATGGAACTTAGAGAACACCTATCGTCCGTCTCTGCCTCACAGGATCCACCGTCGGCTGGGCAGGTTATTGGCAAACTCTGTGATTCCGGAGGTACTCTCCGCGAGGTAGTTGAAGAGGCGCTCTTGGCCCCGGTAGAGCGGACGCTCAATGCTGTCCAGGACAATCTCGACGCTATCGAATCAGACCTCAACCGAACGGAGCGGCTCGAAGAGATAATCGAAGAACAGGGACGCGAATTTGAGGTTTGTACTGGAGGGTCGGAATACCCCGCCCCAGGGTCAGATCTTAATCTGTCCGAACGCCCAAATCAATATGTCCGAAGAATGCCGGGCACCGTCAAACACCTGCTCCATCAAGACTCTTTCGCAGAAGCGGACCATCCAGACGAAGCGGCTATCGAGGAGTTTCTTGACTCAACCGTCTACCCTTTCGAACATCTCGACGATCGCGTTGGACTCGCGGCTGGCGACGTGATCGGAGAGGGGAACGCGGGGCCGATCCCCTACGACGGTCACCGAGTCATCCGCGCCCATCTCGGAACGGTGTTTGGTAACAACGGCGGCGACCTCCCGGCCGATGACGCTCTGGCGGAGGTTGTCAACGCTGTCGGGGGAAGAGGGAACTTCGTCGATCAATACTTCGACTTCGGAGACCCTTGCGATGTTGCGACGGTGACTTTCGTCGGCGGCGTCTTCTTGGACAACTTGGCACCTGTTACTGGCGCGCAGGGTTACAGGAGTGCTTACGGAAGTCTCCGAAACGGTCTTGACGAACAGATCCGTCTCCACCACGCCCACGGTTTGGATGGACGGGACCGATCACTAGTCGAATCCGGCGACAGTGCCGGATTCGTCTATCGGGATCGGGTACTCGACGTTCGCGACCACGCTGCGATAGGGCAGGTTGTCGCTGACGATGAGAACGATGCTGTAGAGTGGATCTTGGAAGAGTGCGTCGCTACGGAGAGTTTCGGCGACGGTCCCGATAGTGACCCAGCTGACGACCCTGGAGTTACAAGGTGA
- a CDS encoding restriction endonuclease: MDDDRFEHFVADLWEEMGYRTSVRSFSGDAGIDVLARKRGPIGATKAIQVKRYGDSSTVGGPEIQQYFAMKYQVGADEGLIVTTGQFTAPARDRAEELGVRLVNCFGLRSLIENHASIEFYWRYRNELGIDAREISKWLSHRESRKTTEHIKQGLTEVLGDTCLKVGTGLKELGEAGTTARTRLERTGLRLQGFDPVLHSEESDEQEGNRKRTFENRLKRKGETMVERGFRWLETPLVNWKLESRSAVPLTGISPSLRKDRPVTDRWFVITMLGAAAMLAAAVGALNRSGTSIVFTLLLSGAVTSLGGIFISTLLRSLSVAEILRLGYAVPLFIPFAVWNGSSTMYPPLSVFLLPLLGSVGFFIYTSIVGRLGTPRSWALEDVSNSYRAVHEPLTILGMLGSMSVALAVSLAAFGPSHPMLELMDPVTRVLFSCGICAVGVDSSVRIYRGGVLGVVAGGVLIGYLFLIGHTIGGIPSEIIVGSDILLLWMMVLVGGIAWFIVKSRNRSLRISLLMIGGGSFVLVGVAYAVARSTGAPQMEYVLRPELVGYGAVALSVITYVIILVIEWLAVRHTIVE, from the coding sequence ATGGATGACGATCGATTCGAACATTTTGTCGCTGATCTGTGGGAGGAAATGGGCTATCGCACTTCTGTTCGGTCATTTTCTGGAGACGCTGGTATCGACGTGCTTGCCCGTAAAAGGGGTCCTATTGGGGCAACAAAAGCGATACAAGTAAAGCGATACGGTGACTCGAGCACGGTCGGTGGTCCAGAGATCCAACAGTACTTCGCTATGAAGTACCAAGTTGGAGCCGACGAGGGACTTATTGTCACTACAGGACAGTTTACTGCTCCTGCACGTGATCGAGCCGAAGAGTTGGGTGTTCGGTTAGTAAATTGCTTCGGGTTAAGAAGTCTGATCGAAAACCATGCCAGCATAGAGTTCTACTGGCGGTACCGCAACGAGCTTGGCATAGACGCACGGGAGATATCGAAATGGCTCTCGCACCGAGAGTCCAGAAAGACGACTGAGCATATAAAACAAGGACTTACTGAAGTACTAGGTGATACGTGCCTCAAAGTAGGCACTGGACTGAAAGAGCTCGGAGAGGCGGGAACCACAGCTCGGACACGTCTGGAACGAACGGGTTTGCGGCTCCAAGGATTCGACCCAGTATTGCACTCCGAGGAGAGCGACGAGCAGGAGGGAAATAGAAAGAGGACCTTCGAAAATCGCCTCAAGAGGAAGGGAGAAACGATGGTCGAACGCGGCTTCAGATGGCTGGAGACGCCCTTGGTCAATTGGAAACTTGAATCACGGTCAGCTGTCCCGCTTACCGGCATATCGCCCTCTCTCAGGAAAGATAGACCGGTCACCGACCGCTGGTTTGTAATCACGATGTTGGGAGCGGCCGCGATGCTCGCCGCCGCAGTGGGAGCGCTCAACAGATCCGGGACCTCCATCGTGTTCACCTTACTACTGTCCGGAGCAGTCACGAGTCTCGGCGGCATCTTCATCTCAACGCTGCTGCGCTCGCTATCGGTAGCCGAGATCTTACGCCTCGGATACGCAGTTCCACTATTCATCCCCTTCGCAGTTTGGAACGGTTCCTCAACGATGTATCCGCCGTTGTCAGTATTTTTGCTGCCACTCCTCGGTAGCGTCGGATTCTTTATTTACACCAGTATCGTCGGACGCTTGGGAACTCCCCGAAGTTGGGCTCTCGAAGACGTCTCAAATTCGTATAGAGCGGTACACGAGCCGCTGACGATCCTTGGTATGTTAGGGAGTATGAGTGTGGCATTAGCAGTATCCCTCGCGGCTTTTGGCCCTTCCCACCCGATGTTGGAACTAATGGATCCAGTGACGAGAGTACTATTCAGCTGTGGTATTTGTGCAGTAGGAGTGGACTCGTCCGTTCGGATATATCGAGGGGGAGTACTGGGAGTAGTAGCAGGAGGTGTCCTGATCGGGTATTTATTTTTAATCGGACATACTATCGGTGGGATTCCATCCGAAATCATCGTCGGGTCCGATATTCTGTTGCTGTGGATGATGGTATTAGTCGGAGGGATAGCTTGGTTTATCGTAAAATCCCGAAACAGATCCCTCCGCATATCACTACTCATGATTGGAGGCGGTTCGTTCGTACTCGTAGGGGTAGCGTATGCAGTTGCTCGATCAACAGGGGCACCTCAAATGGAGTATGTACTCCGGCCCGAATTAGTTGGGTACGGAGCGGTGGCGCTTAGTGTAATCACATATGTGATAATTCTCGTCATCGAATGGTTAGCTGTTAGGCATACTATCGTGGAATAA
- a CDS encoding DUF555 domain-containing protein: MSFSVPWIIHGAATAQDAINIAVAELGKRVAEADGPIRNADISVQSVPCNACGNEMNVATVVSGEALVGLLLTVEVQARSPKKSGLVGQRELGPLLPDTPLRLVQTPR, from the coding sequence GTGTCCTTCTCGGTCCCGTGGATTATTCACGGGGCTGCTACTGCACAAGATGCGATTAACATCGCCGTCGCCGAACTCGGCAAGCGCGTCGCCGAGGCTGATGGTCCGATTCGAAACGCTGATATCTCGGTGCAGTCGGTTCCCTGCAACGCGTGTGGGAACGAGATGAACGTTGCAACGGTCGTCTCGGGCGAAGCTCTCGTCGGTCTGCTCCTCACCGTTGAAGTGCAGGCACGTTCCCCAAAGAAAAGCGGGCTCGTGGGGCAACGCGAACTCGGCCCGCTCCTTCCGGATACTCCCCTTCGACTCGTTCAGACGCCGCGATGA
- a CDS encoding TRAM domain-containing protein, producing the protein MDSPIPLCLCTARVEDRGGEYVVTVPKQEVELGTLDAGETYRVGLYPGPATASETTPAGTPKTAEHKPDLERSTHSGPDPETSQPTDQMQSASADPSVSPEERPDQPPVAEGEERRLQIEDVGDKGDGIARVGPGYVVFVSDTEIGQQPLVRITTVRENFAFAEVLKQ; encoded by the coding sequence ATGGATTCACCCATCCCGTTGTGTCTGTGCACCGCTCGCGTCGAGGACAGAGGCGGAGAATACGTTGTCACGGTTCCAAAACAGGAAGTCGAACTCGGAACACTCGATGCTGGAGAAACCTATCGCGTAGGATTGTATCCCGGCCCGGCGACAGCCTCCGAAACTACGCCCGCAGGAACTCCGAAGACGGCGGAGCACAAGCCCGATCTCGAACGGTCTACGCACAGTGGACCCGACCCGGAGACATCGCAGCCGACCGATCAAATGCAGTCGGCGAGTGCCGATCCGTCGGTATCGCCCGAAGAGCGTCCTGATCAACCGCCAGTGGCTGAGGGCGAGGAGCGCCGTCTCCAGATTGAGGATGTCGGAGACAAGGGTGACGGAATCGCCAGAGTCGGCCCCGGATACGTCGTGTTTGTCTCCGATACGGAGATTGGTCAGCAACCGTTGGTTCGAATCACGACAGTTCGCGAGAACTTCGCGTTTGCCGAAGTCCTCAAGCAATGA
- a CDS encoding transcription initiation factor IIB, whose product MSLRNVYERTFDEDVPAAERSSSGCPECGGLVHTNSIETVCDDCGLVLEDCPIDHGPEWCAFDEAEHIERTRTGPALTPTRHDRGLSSEIGFDQTDANGTTLSGRKRSQIGRLRREHRRGRWSSKAEQNLAHGFSEVRRIVGALDLPRSLRDQACRLYRTAAGEDLIRGRSIEAMAAASVYAACRCAGLPRTLQEVSVTSAVSHEGVQNAYSVLNRELELPTVPMEPLEYVPKVTSALGLSAGTRQRAAALAKQAVRTGVANGYNPAGVAAGCVYQAAREQDERVTQAALADAAEVTPMTVRVRSNELQTVLDGGDDQPRRGNA is encoded by the coding sequence ATGTCACTGAGAAACGTCTACGAGCGGACATTCGACGAGGACGTCCCCGCCGCCGAGCGGTCCAGCAGCGGCTGTCCGGAGTGCGGCGGCCTCGTCCACACAAACAGTATCGAGACCGTCTGTGACGACTGCGGGCTCGTCCTCGAGGATTGTCCGATCGACCATGGCCCGGAATGGTGCGCCTTCGACGAAGCAGAGCACATCGAACGCACGCGGACTGGTCCGGCGCTGACCCCGACCCGCCACGACCGGGGGCTGTCGAGCGAGATTGGCTTCGACCAGACCGACGCCAACGGTACGACGCTGTCGGGCCGAAAGCGGAGTCAGATCGGCCGTCTTCGGCGCGAGCATCGGCGCGGCCGCTGGTCAAGTAAGGCCGAGCAGAACCTGGCCCACGGCTTTTCGGAGGTTCGACGGATCGTCGGCGCACTCGATCTCCCACGGAGCCTCCGCGACCAGGCCTGTCGCCTCTACCGAACTGCTGCCGGCGAGGACCTCATCCGTGGCCGGTCGATCGAGGCGATGGCTGCCGCCAGCGTCTACGCCGCGTGTCGGTGTGCCGGGCTGCCCCGAACGCTCCAGGAAGTCAGCGTGACCTCGGCAGTCTCCCACGAGGGCGTTCAGAACGCATACAGCGTGCTCAACCGGGAGCTCGAACTTCCGACGGTACCGATGGAGCCTCTCGAGTACGTCCCGAAAGTCACCTCGGCACTCGGCCTCTCGGCGGGGACCCGCCAGCGAGCAGCGGCGCTCGCGAAACAGGCAGTGCGCACCGGTGTCGCGAACGGATACAATCCCGCGGGTGTCGCGGCTGGCTGTGTGTATCAGGCAGCCCGAGAACAGGACGAACGGGTCACCCAGGCAGCGCTCGCCGACGCTGCCGAGGTCACCCCGATGACGGTCCGTGTGCGGTCGAACGAACTCCAGACCGTTCTCGACGGTGGAGACGACCAGCCTCGGCGGGGGAACGCGTGA